In one Microcoleus sp. bin38.metabat.b11b12b14.051 genomic region, the following are encoded:
- a CDS encoding YbaB/EbfC family nucleoid-associated protein → MTKSGQGFGFGLGKMKELTEAFKKAQQVQEGAKKLQEELDVMEIEGTAGGGLVKVFLSGNQEPRRVEISPDAIGEGADVVSELVTVAMLDAYTKSTATMREKMEELTGGLNLPGFG, encoded by the coding sequence ATGACAAAATCAGGACAAGGATTTGGCTTCGGCCTGGGTAAAATGAAAGAACTGACTGAAGCTTTCAAAAAAGCTCAGCAGGTTCAAGAAGGAGCTAAAAAGCTTCAAGAAGAGTTGGATGTAATGGAAATTGAGGGAACAGCCGGCGGCGGCTTGGTTAAGGTTTTTCTCAGCGGGAACCAAGAACCCCGCCGCGTGGAAATTTCCCCCGATGCGATCGGTGAAGGTGCTGATGTGGTTTCTGAACTCGTCACTGTGGCGATGCTGGATGCTTACACTAAGTCTACGGCAACGATGCGGGAGAAAATGGAAGAACTCACCGGTGGACTCAATCTCCCCGGTTTCGGTTAA